From the Chanodichthys erythropterus isolate Z2021 chromosome 9, ASM2448905v1, whole genome shotgun sequence genome, the window CTTCAAAAAATTTACcagttcatttatttttaaaccttttCCTGCTCGTCTTTGACTTCTAGATTCAGTTTCatctcattatttcaacatagtCTCCAGAatctgctttgttttttttcctgagcTGTTCTGTACATCTCATTGAAGCTTTTTCTTAATTATTTCTCATTCTCTGCCTCCCTTAATCTGTCAATCTCTTCTGTTTCCCCACTTTTTTCCCTCTGACCTCTTTATGTCCTCCAGCCAAGTTCCTTAGGCTCCCTGAACTCTGAGCCACTGTTTGAGCAAACTACTACCATTGCTGAAATCCACCCTCCTCCCGCGACTGCCGTGTCCAAATCCCTGTCCCCTTGCCTCCCAACGGAACCAAGCCGATATTTCCCAGGTCTCTCCCCTTCTTTAAACTTTGAACTGCACATTGTGGAGGAATCTGGTGAACTGGGTGCTGCGCATCCACTATCTAGTGGGAAGCCATCCTCTCGACTGTCTCCACCTGCAGCATCTAGTCCTCGTTATTCTCCGGTATCTGACCTGGGCTTGGATTCTGCCATTGATGTTTCTGCTTCCATGCTCTCCTCCCAAGTGGAGTCTCTAGTGGTTCTATCTCAGACTATAACCACAACTGGAGGTCGGGATCATAGTCCTCTCAGGGAGGGAAGTCCTTCTGCCAAACTGACAAGCTCTGAGCTGAAGTCCTATTCGCCTCTCACCAAGTCTCCTAGTCCAACAAATGCCCCAGCAGTCAGCAGAACCCCTGAAAGAGTTAGTCCATTGATGACACCTGCATCTATTGATCTGTATCTCTCCAGTTCTGAAGCAAAACCTTTGAGCCCAGTGCCATCTCTTCCCAGATCTCCACTTCCTACAGTCTCTGAATCACCATCAATGTCGCTCCCCAAAGCTGTTTCACCTCCTCTAATCCTTTCCTCTTCCCCATCTCTAGCAGCTCCCAAGTCTCCAAGCCCAAAACCATCATCAGAACAGCATGAGCCAGCTGTTTCTCTCAATCCCCTTCCTGCCACTAGGCTTGAGCCACCAACCTATGAGCCTTCTCTTGACGATGCTTTAGATAAACTTCTCGCCATGAGCTTCAGCAGGCCTGAGAACGAGGCTCCAATCACAGCTTCAGCGGCTTCACGGCTCACTTTAGAAGTACAACCAGAAGTATATGAGGAGACAATAGTGCCGACGGATCGCTGCGACATTCATCCTGACACACACACGGAGAGCGAAATGGGGGATGGGCTCTTGGAGGATCAGTCAGACTGCAGGAGCGATCTTGACTGGGCTGACATGGAGCTTAAGATGGCCTACGAAGGACTTGATGGCTCCATGACCCCCATGACTGAAGCAAGCTGGATGGATGACTCTCTCACTCCGTCGTCTTGCCCTGGAACTCCAGATGCCCAAATGGACCTTCCCATGCTCCATATGGCTGGCACAATGGACAGAATCTCAGCCTCAGGACACGTATGGATGAGACTGCAATGCTTGTTGATTGAGAATGCTGTGTGGTCTGGACTTATTCCAAGCAAGGCTTGTAGTGGTTTGTGTAGCAGCatgtaaattaaacattttagtcAGTCGGCTAAAAGTTGTATTGTAACTGTTCCTAACTCTGCACCCTGAGTTATCCTTCCTCTTATTCTTTAATTTTCACTTTATTTATGGTAAATTGTAACTATAAGAAAAGTAGATGCACTTAAGTGttgctgtgtgtgtgcttgaAAACAAGTAGTACCTCTGTGCACTTGATAAGCAGTAGTACCTTGATAACCAGTGTTAACCACCACCATTTTCATGCTATAAATGTCTAACGGATTCTGCAACTGGATCGCATCTGAATGCTTCCCTAGATCCCTGCTTGTTGTGATTGGTTTCTTTGGACAATAAGCAACAATTCTTGAGGCTTGTGGCATCTCAAGAAGTTTACTACTGTCTCAGATCAAATCAGTGATTAGACGCACCAAGGAGATTCAAAATGTCCACCCCATGTACCGAGATGGCCTGATACGTAGGAAGATGGGCCCCCTCATTTTCCACAAGAGCAACTCCCaggaccggctcattgaggaacTGCAAGGAAAGCTGGGAATAGCCCGTAAAGATCGTCCAAAAAAGCAGCAGTCAGACGATTGGCTCACAGAAGGCGTCATCGTCATGTCCAACCCCAAACGCTCACGGGAAGACCACAACAGAGAGGTGGATAAGGTAGACGGGAAGGATTTACAGATTCAGAAAATTCTGTTTCCATTCAATTCCTTTTTAAAGACTTGCTTAATTGCATAAAATTTTCTCTGTAATCACCTGCTTCTTTCTTCTTCATTCCTACtttccatctcttcctctttcttcTTCCGGCTTCCTCTAGATAATCATACCACCTGAGTCTCCACTTCCTCAGAGGAAGGTGATCCTACCTCCCCAATCTCCCCCAATCCCTCGCCCCCCACCCCCTGCTGAGGAGCCAAAGCGCCCCCCTCCAGTCAAATTAGCTCCTGCTCCTGCTCCTGTGCCTCCACCCCCACCACCTGCTCCCTCCCCCCCTCCAAGAGAGCCTACACCTCCTCCCCAGCCAACACCACCTCCACTACCACCCAAGCCCCCGACCCCTGAAGCTGTGGAAGTTCCAGCTCCCTCCCCAAAACCCAATCCTGCACCCCTGCCCACACCCACCCCACCACCTGCCTCTGTGACCCCTCCCAAAGTGTTGGCATCAGTGGGCTGCCAGACGGAGTACGACCCGCTCTTCCCTCCGCTGCAGGTGCAGACGTGCTGTCATTGACTAAGCTTCTGTCTTACTGTCCACTCctagaaaaataacaaaactttGATGGATTTGTAAATTGAATGTTGTATGCTTCAGAGTATGGagatatttgtgtgtgtgtgtgtgtgtgtgtgtgtgtgtgtgcattacTCTTACCCTGGTCATAAATATTAGATTAAATTAGATGCGCACCAGTGAGTTTGGACCAAGGGCTTGGTTGAGAACACATTGCATTGATTTTGGGGTCTGATTGGATTTCAATTCTGTTCTAAATTATGCTTCCAGTATCAAAAAATATGGTCACGATTCAGTTTTGGTATAGTTTTTTGCTATGTACTGGGATGTTGACACAAAATAGATTTTATATTCACATGATCAAAAAACTtcttattatagtaattatattgattttagAAACTAACACCtcactgatttatttatttatttatttttaaggttttggtgcttaaagggatagttcacccaaaaatggcaattctgtcatttactcaccctcatgtcattccaaacctgtaagacttttgttcatctttggtacacaaatgaagatattttgatttaaatctaagcgctttctgtccctccattgacagctacataactaccactttgacgcttcaaaaagtaaaacaaaaatgatcataaaactaatccatatgaattgagcagtttagttcAAATtgtctgaagagacatgattgctttatatgattaacagactgaatttaggcttttattcacacataaacattgatcagcgaacataaacagaaactCAACCATACATGCTTGATacgcgagaacaaacctcattgatTCTTGCGGAAGCTCGTAACACAAACGTGCTGCgaaacacaagaatgaacctcattggttcttgcggaagctcgtAACACACTAACACGCGTAACAAAaaaattaacctcattggttcttgcacgtTAAGCGAACATttttgagcttccgtttaccacaactgatgtgtgcgctgatgaatgtttatttgtgaataaaagcctaaattcaatctgttcatcatataaagcgatcaagtctcttggactttggactaaactgctcaattcatatggattagtttttcaatctctttatgaactttttgaagtgtcaaagtggtagttgcgtagctgtcaacggaaggacatttaattaaaaatatattcacttgtgttctgaagatgaacgaaagtctttcgggtgtggaacgacatgagggtgagtcattaatgacaacatttttgggtgaactaaccctttaaaaagctCCACgtgttttgtgcttttttgtaaaatatcgAAGACTTCATGTTTCTTTTGATTCTTTATCTATTGTCCCACCTATCTGTAGATCATGGCCCAGGGGAAGGGTCCACATGGACAAGTTAATAAACTAGACAACATGCTGGGCAGTCTTCAGTCTGACCTCCACAAGCTGGGAGTGCAGACGGTTGCCAAGGGAGTGTGTGGCGCCTGCTGCAAACCCATTGTTGGCCAGGTGAGGGTGCAAGAGAGctacaacacaaacacatatagGAGAGCTGTGAGAGGATTTTAGCTTCCAGCTAAGATTAAATGTGCCGAAGTTGAAAGAGTTGGACACATCTAAACaaaggtgtgtgtgtttctgtacaGGTAGTAACTGCCATGGGGCGCACATGGCATCCAGAGCATTTTGTGTGCACACACTGCCAGGAGGAGATTGGTTCCAGAAACTTCTTTGAGAGGGAAGGTCAGCCATACTGCGAGAGagattaccatcatttattctCTCCGCGCTGCTTCTACTGTAATGGACCCATACTGGATGTGAGAACAAATTTTGTGACTTCATTGATTAATTTGAACTGAGCAGcaaaaaaagcacataaaatctGATGCTTAAGTGGATGCAATTAAAAATTGACAGCCTGCTACAGATGTGTTAACACAAAACACCCCATACAAAAATTCAGTGCTATTTTTTTCTCACCTCACAGAAAGTGGTAACAGCGTTAGACAGGACGTGGCATCCTGAACACTTTTTCTGTGCCCAGTGCGGGGCATTCTTTGGTCCTGAAGGTGAGTGAACGCATAACTcaattttttctgttttgatcattgcacacaaattaaaattttgtcattaaagggttagttcacccaaaaatgaaaataatctcATTTaatactcacccttatgtcgttctacacccgtaagaccttcgttcatcttcaaaacacaaatgaagatatttttaattaaatgtgagagatttctgttcttctgttgacaactatgcaactgacactttgactcttcaaaaagttcataaaaagatCGAAAAACTATTCCACATTAATTAGGTTGTTATTATTAGAAATACATGTTTGTTCTGGTTTTTCAGGGTTTCATGAGAAGGATGGGAAGGCGTACTGTCGTAAAGACTACTTTGACCTCTTCGCTCCTAAATGTGGCGGCTGTGCTCGTGCCATCCTGGAGAACTACATCTCTGCCCTGAGCTCTCTCTGGCATCCAGAGTGTTTCGTGTGCAGGGTGAGTGTACCATTATGAAGTATATGGTTTGTTGCTTTGGTTTTGGATATGCATGCGAGTctgcacatgctagtggatgagttgaatcaactccacagcaactacataaatttatccactaaccattcagaaacgtctaaaagttgtaacttcttcctgactctctccatcagtgtcgactccggtttgaacaatgtaaggctgaacaccgttactgacaatcctcattttgactgcgtgagattctccagctttgttgttgttgagctgttaaagctccgccctcttctggaaagtgggccgggagcagcagctcatttgcatttaaagggacacacacaaaaacggcgtttttttttttttttttttttttttgctcacacccaaataggggcaaatttgacaagctataataaatgatctgtgggggattttgagctgaaacttcacagacacatcctGCAGACActagagacttatattacatcttagaaatatactttatactttGTAGTGGAATCAATAGCCAGCATTTCGACCAACCTCTTACATTAAAAATTAGacacaaaagacaaaaatagaCAATATTCATACAATACTAATCCATATTCAACAGTCTGATAGATACCTGCACAAAAGAGTTTTTAAACCTGTTCCGTTTGTGATGGAGACTTCCGTACCTTCTTCCGGAGGGAGAGTACATAGGATAGAGTACATGGGACGGGTCACTTAAAATCCTTTTAGCCTTGTTCAAAGTACATTGCTCATACAGAGTCTGGATACTGTCATAGTCTTTCAGTCCAATCATTTTCATATCAGTTCGAACAATGTACAGTATCTTTGATTTGGATTTTACAGAGAGATTAGCATATAGAGATTACACATCTAGTGAAATAGGTCCCGTTTAATAAGTACTATTCCAAACATTTGTAAATCAGTTCTTTTATGAGTAATCATGTGTTTTGGTTATGTGTTTCAGGAGTGCTTCACACCCTTCATCAACGGCAGTTTCTTCGAGCACGACGGTCAGCCCTACTGCGAGGTCCATTATCACGCCCGCCGTGGGTCGCTGTGTTCCGGCTGTCAGAAGCCCATCACGGGCCGCTGTATCACAGCCATGGGCAAGAAGTTCCATCCCGAGCATTTTGTCTGTGCCTTCTGCCTTAAGCAGCTCAACAAGGGCACCTTCAAAGAGCAAAACGACAAGCCTTACTGCCAGGGCTGCTTCATCAAGCTGTTCAGCTAGAAAGATGACTGACTgattgagtgtttgtgtgtgtgtgttgtatgaTTTGGTGTAAAGTTTGCATGTTGTATTgactgttttgtgtgtgtgtgtgtgtgtgtatttgtcgtTCAGGTTTATGTCTGACTTTCGACATCCCCACATGACGTTGCTGGTCAGGTTGAAAAGATGGTGACATGAAGGGCGCTCTCAAAATCCAGGTTGTTTTTAGAGGGTATTAGaggaaagatgttttttttttttagaaagtgtGTGAAAAATGTGTTCTGCTCACTGGTTGAGCTGGAGAGAAACTGTTTGATGGAGAGAACGGATCAggagggatgatgggaaatgaaTGTTTGATACACAATCAACTGAGATAAACAACAACTGGAAATATACCGAATAACCAACTTGAGCCAATTATTGCTGGGTGAATTTAATGAACTAATATCCAGGTCATATATCAGCCTGAAACCTAAAggaaaaataagaaattatattttgcgtTAAAGAATTAGTTCGCTTCTGAATGAaattttcctgatcatttactcacccccatgtcatccaagatgttcatgtctttctttcttcagtcgaaaagaaatgaaggtttttgatgaaaacattacaggattattctccttatagtggacttcaatggactccaaacggttgaaggtcaaaattacagtttcagtgcagcttcaaagagctttaaacagtaccagacgaggaataagggtcttatctagagaaaccattttcttaaaaaagcttctgctttctgtattcttcaaaacacttacgccgtatgtcctacgccttccctattctgcTTAAAGAAAAAAGGAACTGGCGCCGCATTCGtgccgtaagtagaatagggaaggcataggacatacagcgtaagtgttttgaagaatacagaaagcggAAGCAAGTGCAAgacgatcatttgtgtttataaagcatatacagttgtatttttttcgaaaatgactgatcgtttcgctagataagacttttattcctcgtctggtatcttttaaagctctttgaagctgcactgaaactgacattttgactttcaaccgtctggagtccattgaagtccactataaggagaataatcctggaatgtttacatcaaaaaccttcatttcttttcgactgaagaaagaaagacatgaacatctcgGATGACACCCCCatgtaaattatcaggaaaattttatttgaaagtgaactaatcctttaaaaacattttatgacTCCTTAAgatattttgcattattttaagaaaaattaaacacattttccGCCCAAATTCTCATTATTGAgacataaatataataataaattttaaattagaataaattaaacaaataataaaatttcATTGTTAATAATCCTAAAATAGGCGTTGTGTTCTTTTAagctaaatataatttattgttatttattgctATTTCTTTGTATTTTGGAGTGAAATATGACCCGGACATGTTCATGACAGATTTGTAGACTTTACCCTGTTATGAAAACGTCTATTTGCTGCATTTGCGTCATTTTAACGTTGAATTCCACCTCGATGAATTGCTACTTTTAGTGCCTTGTTTTGTATTACAAATTCAACTGTctttaaaagacatttaaagtATACTAAACATGTAGTTTTGCATACAAGATATAACATGACGTTTCTAATCTATGTTGAAGTTGTATTTTATTAAAGGAATATATGGGGTTAAATACAACTTGAGCTTTATGGACGACATCTAAAGAATAAgattaccacagaaaataatttctacTCGTCCTTCAGTTTGTTAAATCAAAGGAGAAATGTATTTACAGTTATGAAATATTATGGATATTATGggttaattatatatataattaaccCATAATATTCTTTTGAAGGAACCAGTCACATATGAAATCTTGGGAAACGTTTTGTAGTGAGAATGACTGTATTGAGGTTTTATTCACAAACAGTCACTACACAACCACTGATGATAGAAATAATAGAAATCAAATATGTGATATTGTTTATCTAAATAGCTGTGACAATATTGTGCAATTCTCAACCCTTGAATACAGTATATGATTTGATTGGAAATGAATATCTGATATTGTCTTGCTCATTCTCAGAGAAAATTCTTGACAATATTGTAACTGCTGTATTATGATATTGTGATATTACAgtatattctttttttctctctcttttttcatTTTGCATGAAAGTCTTAAGTGTCTTTCATTAATTTTAAAGGGCGAGTTTTGAAAACTTGCTGTGAAGTTACTAAGTGGTGAACTGATGAAGACTTTCTTATATTTTTAGAAACATGTTGTCACTGGAATAGAAGTGATTTTGTGATCAAgagtattaaatatatatatatatatatgatcccTGATATCAATTGCAATGGTGCGGCTTTCTGGATGCCTGTCAACAAAGATTGCAAGATATGATTTATTGGATAAATACACCAGCAAGTGTTTATTATATGAAAGCTTTTACATGACCCGATGTGCCAGAGATCAGTCTCATCCGCTCTTGAGAGAACTTTGAAAGTAgataattgttttattaaatccaCTTTTCTTTGATAACTCAATTGTAATGATCTGTCCTGTCTTTCGCGGTTCGTTTTGCTCCTAATCGCTTTGTGCCAAAATGGAAATCTCGGGATCATATGATGTCCTTATCTGTTTTAATCACACATTTACACTGGTCGAATGTTGtgcctttgtttattttgagattttctATCATATAAATCGATCTGAAGCTTTTCTATTTCTGTTCATAAGTAAGTATTTTAGTATCCCTTTACAAATATTATCTTTACTCAATGTGAAAACAgctatgcatatttttttctccTGTAACACTGTCACGTTTTGTTCTGTGAGTATCGGTTACTGTTTCAATTCATGCaattatatacaaataaatctgGTGTTTTAATGCACTGAATATTTTCCTCCtcttgttgtttttattattattattattattatgaaataatattCAGATCATTTTGACTGTACACTAAATCCTCAGGTGTTTTTTTGACtaacaaaaatatacaatataacaATGTTGACAATCTgctaaatttatattatatttgtggtagtaaattagttttaatttcttaaaacatGTTTAGCATATACCATTTAATTTTTAGAACAATTCCTAATTTTGTATTTAGGCTAAATTTTGGTGGgggtttttgcttgttttatttatttttatatatatttttttttgtctattttatTGTAATCTTTATTTGGGTTTGATCATTTACTTTATTACTTTGTAatggttttttttatttatatatatttttagtagtaaatcaataaagtaatatatatatatattttttttttggcttgttttatttattttcatatatttttattttgtccattttattttaatgtttatttttcatatatatttaataattagaccgcttaaataaaatgaagattaataaaatttataaaatatttagccCCCTTGAATCTATGACGTGTGATGGTCCGTTTGACCGGCGCCCTCTAGAGGCGCTATGAGGAAAATACAAACTCAAGCTCTGAGAAGCACGTGGCTGAGGACGGTAATGACTCCGGAAGTGACGACTTAAAGCCTTTCCAGATCGAGGCCGGCAAGATGGCGGCGGACACGCAGGTTGGTGTGAATCGATCCACTGCTGCATGAACattaaaacacaaacttttctTCTGTATCtcaccactttttttttatgtgttttcaAAAAAGATGACGTGTGATCTGCGAGCGCGTGATGCTCAGACACCAGAAATCGCAGTGCGCGCGCGATAGTGCGTGAAATGACAAAATGAGCATTAATTATAGCAGAGTTGCATAATAAACACATGTATTGTGATTCTGCTCTAATGTGAGAGAGATTGAGACTGTTGTACTTTTGTAACTCACTTAAATGTGTATCTGCTGATCTCAAACACACTATCACTTCAGATCCTAATAAGAAAGTGCCAGAAGTACCATGTTTTGTGGACATGGTATCATGgtaaaaccatgttttttggACATATAGCACTGTATTATCGTGGTAATCTTCAAAATGCCGTGTAAATATACTGtggtaaataaaaatattcaccTGACACCATCATTATTTTATGTAAGGGGTCACTTATGAAAATATACCACGGTAATCATAAAATTAGCCTGAACTGcttaatgtaaaattataataaatgaatatcCTTCTGTCAGAACATGATGCTTTCAAAATATTTGTCAATTTCATCGTTGTTTTATGACAGCGGTGACTAATATGATGTTATCTCGAACTTTAATATAGTAACAATAGATGTAGTGATAAGTATTGTAAACAACATTTACCATGGTAAGTTGTGCTTAAGATGCCCAGATTACAAAAAAACTCTCTGATGGctcttgtttttgtgtttgtaggGGCAGATTTCAGACACACTGAAGAGATTCGCTGTGAAAGTCACGTCATCCAGCGTTAAAGAGCGCAGAGAGATTCTTGAAGAATTGAAGGAATGTGTGAAAGGAAAGGGTGAGTTGATCTCTCTCTGTTGCTGTATCAGGATAAAGGAATAATATGACTTATTTCTTCTATGAAGTCTAgtggctgtcaagctccaaaaggcaTAAAAACACTGTTAAAGCTTCATAACAGTTGTCCATACCACTCATACACTGAATTTCAAGTCATCAGAAGCCATACATGTGTTcaaaagtgacttacaaatgacTTACATTTGTGTCTGCGCTGTTTGAAGCCTTTAATTGTTTGTTCTCTCTTCAGATCTTCCTGAGCCGGCCATTAAAGGACTGTGCAAACTCTTCTGCCTCACACTGCACAGATACAGGTGCGTGTGAGCGATTTCTTCTCATCTGTCCACTAAAGCAGGGGTTTACAATCCTTTAGAGGCTACGGACCATCAAATATGATCATccttgtgaggaaaaaaaataattttcatgtcTAAAGACCCAATTTATACTCATTTTAATTGTAGACTATACTAATTTAAAGTATTATGTGGAAATTATTTATAAGTTTTTCTACTCACTGTAGTACTCTActgttaaatgtattatttatttattttaaattcacctgtggtgaaaatcaagtttttaatattgtttatatgttttttaatatgctttaagacaaaccatgtgcaattTCATAAGTcgacaccattgctgagtattttctctttaaaaggcagtgaaccaaagacagtctcaaaccgGTGGTTTGAAATTACTGGTGTTTCTGACGACACAAATTACCCTGTAACCAATCGCGTCAACATGtcggcaggctttagcatatcgtTAACTGACCGCTCTGAAGTAggggagtctcaagagaagccaggttTTCCCGGTACATTTgactgttgatatgaaaaatggggtagatttagcaatatagcaggTATATGATGTATATTGCGATGTTATGAAGAACTATATGCCTTTAGAATGGAGCtcgtgtgagtgagtggagacggggctaattagcatattcattgAGCAGCGTATagtaaatgaagcaagggtctAGAGTAGGGCTGGGGCGATATAtcacatgcgattgtcacgcgcatttcgtcagtaaagccggttccctgcaTCGCTCTGTTCCTGTCTGGACAGAATGCGAAACATGAAAACTATGTTTCTCGGCTGGATAAAGCAAACCAACTTCTTGCTATGAAAGTTTTGATGGATAAGGATTGCAATCAAAGTAAAGGCATTGTGGTGACATACAGGAGTCGCGTGAGCCCGTTATATTGATGCG encodes:
- the pxnb gene encoding paxillin isoform X4 — encoded protein: MDDLDALLADLESSTAHISKCPVFLPEETPYSYPTGGHLFQDDSPPPPLPPPPSVEALNGSISPRQDSQHSSQQSLGSAHKTTLSRDSSPPASHTEEDHVYSFPNKQKHSDSSSTAMTSALGSNLSELDRLLLELNAVQQNAPSFSSTEDAPPPLPPCSVAHYIQENGAHPAITLTPAAQDKPQKNGTKGTEDGRPTVESLLNELESSVPSPTPSPCALTSDLTDGQVDTPSEQQGRISATSATRELDELMACLSDFKIMAQGKGPHGQVNKLDNMLGSLQSDLHKLGVQTVAKGVCGACCKPIVGQVVTAMGRTWHPEHFVCTHCQEEIGSRNFFEREGQPYCERDYHHLFSPRCFYCNGPILDKVVTALDRTWHPEHFFCAQCGAFFGPEGFHEKDGKAYCRKDYFDLFAPKCGGCARAILENYISALSSLWHPECFVCRECFTPFINGSFFEHDGQPYCEVHYHARRGSLCSGCQKPITGRCITAMGKKFHPEHFVCAFCLKQLNKGTFKEQNDKPYCQGCFIKLFS